A stretch of DNA from Yoonia sp. BS5-3:
ACGGGGTTGTTTCGGTCTGCGGCGTTTCTTGTACCAGTCCGTAAAGTTCCGAAGTTGAGGCCTGATAAAACCGCGTCTTGTCATGCAGCTTCAGAAAGCGGATCGCCTCAAGCAGCCGCAACGTTCCGAGCGCGTCCACATCTGCGGTGTATTCAGGGGCTTCAAAGCTAACCGCCACATGCGACTGAGCGCCAAGATTATAGACTTCATCGGGCGCGACATCGGCCAGGATACGCGTCAGGTTCGACGCATCGCCAAGATCACCATAATGCAGAACAAACCGGGCGTTGTCGGTTTGCGGGTCTTCATAGATGTGATCGACCCGGTCGGTATTGAAAAGTGAGGCGCGCCGCTTGATCCCGTGTACCTCATACCCTTTCTCCAGCAAAAGTTCCGCCAGATAAGAGCCGTCTTGCCCGGTCACACCTGTGATTAACGCCCGTTTTGTCATGCAACCCCTCGCTGTTTCGCTTCTTATGCCACCGAATTAACGTTTTGGACACCTTCCGTCGGTGTTCGTGCCGTCGAAACCTTTACGTTGTATTAACCATCGTGCGGTGATTGAAGGGATCGTTGAGTTTGATGGCGAAATACTGCGCGCGATTTCATTTTTCGCGGAAGGTGCCATTCCCATGTCAGACCAAACCCCCAATCTGTCCATGCCCTATATCATGCCGTCGCAGGCCCAAAAGCACGTGACTCATAATGAGGCGATCGAGCTGCTTGATATGATCGTGCAGCTGACCTTCGAATCTGCCGATCTGACCACACCCCCAGCGAGCCCCGCCGAAGGACAAGCCTGGGCCGTCAGCGCAGGCGCAACGGGTGATTGGGCCGGGCAGGACGGCCAGATTGCAGCTTGGCGCGGCGGCGGTTGGCTGTTTGTTGCGCCGCAAGATGGCTGGCGCGCCTGGGTGCGCGATGTGGCTGAAATTCAGGCCTTTACGGGCGGGGCTTGGGTCACGCAGGGCGAGGAAGACTTTCAGAACCTGCCCAGCGTCGGCATCAACGCGACCGCCGACGCGACCAACCGGCTCAGCGTGAATGCCCCCGCGACCTTGCTGAATAATGATGGGGCTGGCCATCAGGTTAAGATCAACAAGGCCACGGCGGCTGATACGGCGTCGCTTCTTTATCAAAGTGGCTTTTCAGGCCGGGCCGAAATGGGGCTGGCAGGCAATGATGATTTCAGCATCAAGGTCTCGGCAGATGGGTCAGCCTGGTTTACGGGCGTGACTGTGGCTGCGGCCACAGGGCATGTGCAGATTGATCAGGTTTTGCATCTCAATCCGACGGCTGCCCCCGCAAGCCCTGCCGCCGGAGATGTCTATTTTGATGCGACCGCTGCAAAGTTGCGTTGTTATGATGGCACCGCCTGGCAGGATTTGTTCTAGCCCTGAGCGTTTTTTAGCAGCCATGATTTAAGGATCTTGGCCCGCTCGGACAGGATGCCGGGACGATGGATGATGTAATAGCCCAGCTCTTCATGCTGGGCGCGCATCAGCGCCACAAGCCGTCCGGTAGCCAGGTCATCTTCAATCAGCGCGCCGGCAATCACCGCGACACCGCCCCCGGCGCGCGCACCCGCCAAAAGCATGCTGCCGGTTGCGACCGTGTTGGCCTGACAGCAGGCCATATCGAACCCCGATTCTGTCACCCATTTCTGTGCTTCACTGTCCTTGGACGTAAACAGCCAAGGCAGGTCGTAAAGATCACTGAGCGCCTTGATCGTTCTGCCTTTGACCAGATCCGGGGCGGCGACAACGGTATAGTTTGCAGCAACAAGATGGGTTGCCGTAACATCCGGCCAATCCCCCCGGCCATAACGGATCGCCATATCGAATCCATCCCGGCGAAGATCAACCAGATCCATACTGGGACTGACCGACAGTGAGAATCCGGGATGTTCGGCCCAGAATCGGGTCAAGCGGGGCATCAGCCAATTGTCGGCAAAGCTGGGTGTCACAGAAACCGAAAGAGGGCGCGCATCAACGTCCTCGTTGATTGCCTTGACCCCTTCCACAATTTGGCGAAAGCCTGCGGAAAGCTCAGCGGCGAGGGCCGCGCCGGTTTCCGTTGGCTTCATCGCACGTCCGTCTCGCAGCATCAGAATCGTGTCCAAATGCGCCTCAACCGCGCGTACATGCTGCGCAATGGCGGCATGTGTGACGTTCAATTCCTGCGCGGCGGCGGAATATGAGCCGGTCCTGGCGGCAACCTCAAAAGCGCGCAAAGCGGCTAGCGATGGGATATCACGCCAGTTCATATGATAGTTCAGCTAACATATATAAAATCATACAAACTCGCATCGGCGCATCAAGTGCTTTAATTTCTTTTCATCAGCATCGAGAAAGGAAAAGCCATGCTAACAATACTCGCAGACGCATTTGTACGCAGCAAGGGACCGAAAGACTGGGATGCGCCCGATCATTGGACATCGGGCAACCCACGTCGCGGGCCAAGCAATCATGAGCGTGAGGCGGCATATTGGCGCAGACGGGCGCATCGTGACGTGGGGCTTTGGTAGGCGCTGTGACAACGATTCGACCGCTGAGGCGCGCGATCTGGAAATGATCGCGCGCCTTTTTCTATTATTTATGCACATGACACATTTTTCTGATCCGATTTAGGTAAATAAGGTGGCCAAACCGGCCCCCTGTACCATATGCGGGTTATCGCAGCGGATTCTTCTTGCAGAGTGCTTGCGGCATAATACCACCTCTGCTACATCCGCCGAGATTTTTAGCTCTTGTTAACGCGGGAGCAAAACAACTTGTCCATTCGCTGCCCCACGGACGAGGGGTGTCGCGGGTCTGGACCAAAGACATCGGAAGGCGACACGTGTCCGAAACAGCTGGTATTTCAACAGGCATCGCTGCGCGTTATGCGACTGCCGTGTTCGACCTCGCCAAGGAAGGCAAGGCGATCAAATCCCTTGAAACAGATGTTGCTGCGCTTGATGCGGCAATGACCGACAGTGCCGATCTGCGCACTTTGCTGACTTCACCGCTTTACAGCCGGGACGAACAGTCAGCTGCGATCACAGCGATCGCGAAGAAAATGAAGCTATCAGACACCACAAGCAACGTACTGGCCCTGCTTGCTGCAAAGCGCCGCTTGTTTGTGTTGCCACAGCTTCTGAACGTGCTTGAAGGCATGTTGGCTGATGAACGCGGCGAAGTGACTGCCGAAGTCACGACGGCCAAGAAATTGACCAAAGCGCAAGCCGAGAAGCTAGCCAAAACACTCAAAGCCCAAGTGGGCAAATCTGTCACCATCAAAGAAACCGTCGATGCATCAATCATTGGCGGTCTTATTGTTAAAGTGGGCTCAAAGATGATCGACACGTCGATCGCCTCCAAGCTCAACGCACTCCAGAACACTATGAAAGAGGTCGGATAAATGGCGATCCAAGCGTCTGAAATCTCTGCGATCCTGAAGGACCAGATCAAAAACTTCGGTCAGGAAGCCGAAGTGGCCGAGGTTGGCCGGGTACTGAGCGTCGGCGACGGTATCGCCCGCGTTTACGGCCTGGACAATGTGCAGGCCGGTGAAATGGTCGAATTCCCAGGCGGTATCCGC
This window harbors:
- a CDS encoding DUF2793 domain-containing protein yields the protein MSDQTPNLSMPYIMPSQAQKHVTHNEAIELLDMIVQLTFESADLTTPPASPAEGQAWAVSAGATGDWAGQDGQIAAWRGGGWLFVAPQDGWRAWVRDVAEIQAFTGGAWVTQGEEDFQNLPSVGINATADATNRLSVNAPATLLNNDGAGHQVKINKATAADTASLLYQSGFSGRAEMGLAGNDDFSIKVSADGSAWFTGVTVAAATGHVQIDQVLHLNPTAAPASPAAGDVYFDATAAKLRCYDGTAWQDLF
- a CDS encoding LysR family transcriptional regulator, producing MNWRDIPSLAALRAFEVAARTGSYSAAAQELNVTHAAIAQHVRAVEAHLDTILMLRDGRAMKPTETGAALAAELSAGFRQIVEGVKAINEDVDARPLSVSVTPSFADNWLMPRLTRFWAEHPGFSLSVSPSMDLVDLRRDGFDMAIRYGRGDWPDVTATHLVAANYTVVAAPDLVKGRTIKALSDLYDLPWLFTSKDSEAQKWVTESGFDMACCQANTVATGSMLLAGARAGGGVAVIAGALIEDDLATGRLVALMRAQHEELGYYIIHRPGILSERAKILKSWLLKNAQG
- a CDS encoding F0F1 ATP synthase subunit delta; this translates as MSETAGISTGIAARYATAVFDLAKEGKAIKSLETDVAALDAAMTDSADLRTLLTSPLYSRDEQSAAITAIAKKMKLSDTTSNVLALLAAKRRLFVLPQLLNVLEGMLADERGEVTAEVTTAKKLTKAQAEKLAKTLKAQVGKSVTIKETVDASIIGGLIVKVGSKMIDTSIASKLNALQNTMKEVG